CTTGTCGACAGCTATCACGTCAGCTTCCAAAACACCAATACCGGACGGCTGACACCTGCTATGTTCGACACCGTGCTACTCGAGGCCAGACGCTTGATGAGCGAGGCCTAGGCGCGTCGCGCTTTAAGTCGGCCTTCGGCTGGCCCGAGTGCGGTTCGTCCAAGGGGATAACACCTTCTGGTCAACAGGATTAACCTCGTCCTGAGGCCCAAAGCGCTACGGCACTCAGCCAGTGAACTCTCTTTGAGCGAGCCGCGTGTTAATCCAATGCACGATGTCTGCCAGCACTATCTCGCCCTTCTCATTAAAGATCTCATGGTAGAACCCCTCATAAACGCGCAGGGTTTTGTCGCTGGCGCCCGCCAGCGCGTGCAGGCGGCGGCTTCCCTCCGGCGCAGCAATTTTGTCGTCGCCGCCGTGGAGGATTAGCAGCGGCCGGGTAAGGCGCTCGGCTTGTGCTAACACCAGCGGTCCGGCACTTAACAGCACGTCCAGCATCCGCGCCATAACCTTGCCGCGATAGACCATCGGATCATCATCATAGGCGCTCACCACCGCCGGATCACGCGAAAGTAGGGCGGCATCGAGCGGCTTAACCGGCAGTCTCGGCGCTATCCAGCCCAACAGCCGCACCACCGCCCGCAGCCAGGGCGGAGCAGGCGTGGCGCTCAGCAAAAACGCGCCGCTGGTGATCAGCCCGTCCACACTCTGAGGGTAGTTCAAAGCGTATTGCAGGGCGATGGCCCCACCCATGCTATGCCCTAG
The DNA window shown above is from Actinomycetota bacterium and carries:
- a CDS encoding lysophospholipase produces the protein QAWLPEHLAAIVVVAHGYAEHSGRYLQVAEYLAAQGIATFALDQRGHGHSEGERALVGRLSDCVGDLAQFISQVRAEHSAPLFVLGHSMGGAIALQYALNYPQSVDGLITSGAFLLSATPAPPWLRAVVRLLGWIAPRLPVKPLDAALLSRDPAVVSAYDDDPMVYRGKVMARMLDVLLSAGPLVLAQAERLTRPLLILHGGDDKIAAPEGSRRLHALAGASDKTLRVYEGFYHEIFNEKGEIVLADIVHWINTRLAQREFTG